ATCAGTTGACAAGACTTGCACCATGATGAACAATAAAACGACATGGAGAAGTTTCGTTTGATTAAATTGAAATCGCTGAGTCAGAAGATAAAGATAACATGTTATACTTCTTGAATTAAGGTAGTAGAATACTCCTATAACATACATTGAAAAGAAAGTTATTTTTGTAGTGAAATTTTAACGTGTCATCTcttatatttattatgaatttttatcaaaatatcaatatttttatttttcacttatcATGACCCTTATTACCATACTATTtctacataaaattattttcattacaCTTTACATAATGACTCTTATTACCATACCACTTCTATATGAAACTATTTTCATTACACTTCACATTTCATGATCGTGTcaagtttttcttttctatttttaaacttGCTTTATATGTACATACTtccctaaaattttagtttttttaattttgaattcaaattcaaaattataaaaGGGATCTCTCCATTTTctatttccaattttttttctttctcttcaaaattaaaaaaggaattctctccattatttttgtttttactgttcatttattctcttcttctttagtTCTTATTGGTCTCCTCCGTTCACTTTCTTAAGACACACCCCACTATTAGACGGTAACACAAAGCTTTGTAGGGAATCTGCTTCAATCACAGATTCGTAATGCTTTGCGATGACGAGTTATAtatatttcttattatttgatcTAATGTATATCGTCTAATTTTGGTAATATTTgaaatattattgttgttatgcATATGCGTCTTTGTTTGGTATGTTGTTGTCGAGAATCTATTTTTAATTCGCCAAAAGGTCGGTCTTAACCTCTTTTCCTCTTATATTCAATTTGCTTACAATatacaaaatcaaattcaaatgagATTTCTTATGTTAATATACGTCAAAAGGTTGGACCTTCTTTCACAATAAAACTTTATTGGAGAGGTTCTACATCatcagaaattttttttatcaggaGAAGGCATAGATTTTGTCTTTAACATGGCATAGTCAAAGGGAACAAGGTCAAATTTAATCCTgttgatgataaaaaaaatcaatgaatttagaagttttaagtATTTAATAGTTATTAAGATTTTCTCTTCCATCAAACACTATAGACTTTATTGGTTATTCATTATGCAGTTaatttgtttctatttctcattatttttttctatttatatatataataaatatatttatttaaatacagTAGTCTAATTATCatgcttattatttttttctttattaatttttcttttcaaatgcTTTATACATAACTTTTATTGTATTCTTACATGGTATTCAAGTTCCTATTTCGAAATTGATGTATTCTATTTATCAGATGATTCTGTGCAGcgatataataattttttaacaataaaattttgaattaaatcatACTCATGTAATCAAGTCAGCTTAATCACCACcagttttaaaatttcttttatatcatatgtaACGGTAATTTATATACTATTGAAAAATCATATAATCCTTATAATATGTTTCTACCAGAtttctttaataaatatataactatttGTATACATGTATCATACTGTATGCCTAAACATAAAGCGAATTATTATAACCCAATGCACCCAAACCATATATCCAGTAATATTGAACTTGCTATGATAActcaaatttttattcttaaacacaagggcaaatcacaaaaataagtCAGGGTGAGCAAAATTTTACAGGAATCAGTCAAACCGAAATGTGGTTCATGAATCAACCAATGCAAGTTTATATGTAGTTCGAACCAGCTAAATTTGAACTCCACTTctacataattcgaatcaactggattcaaattatacacaaacacacgcacacactaattcgaatctacctgattcgaattacacacacaataattcgaatcaaggtgattcgaattactccCCAACTCTCAATCCTAAGTAATTTGAAACAGGTTGATTTGAATTATACAATGTATGGTTCGAATTaggctggttcgaattataaaGGACCAAAGGTGTATATATATGGTGTGAACGTGAATTGATTTCATTAGAGTGGGAAAATGGCTAGTGAAGAGAGTTTTGTAGTCTTGGTTCACCATAGAGGATCGATTAAGAGGAAAATACGATCCGATGTGAAATTCACCGATAAGAATCCTCTCAGTATTTTCATGAGGCCTACGACGAGCTATGATGACCTTGTTAATTTTGTACTACAGAAACTTGGTCTGGTAGGCGTGAAACGGGTTAAGAAGTTTTTCTATCGCATTCCAATCTCGGTCCTGCAAGAAATTGTGAAGTATGATTGTTTCACGATCGGGAGTGATGAGGACTTGCAGGTCATATTTCATTGTCATCGGCAGTTCCACAAAGTTAGGACACATGAACTATTAGCGAAGTTGGTTGATGTGGTATCTAGCTCGATGGGTTCCAACCGGCATACCCCCACTGTAGGCACGGTAGCTGGTTCTAACTCTAGACCTGCTGGCATATCTTCGTCTGTACCTGTGTATGAACCTCCGGTCGAACCTGTCGCCTCCCCTTGTTCGCTGTTGATCTCAACCGTAGTGGAGGCGGCGATATTGGAATAGGAGATTTTGTGCCGACCTCTTTATAGTGTGCTGCACCGGCTGGATTGGAAAATGCAGTATTGGATGATTCAGACGATGATGATGTAGAGCCAGATATCATTGCTGATGATAGTGGCGACGATATTGGAGCCAGTGAGCCAGCTGGGGCCGGAGGTGGTTCAAGCTCTGGCACAGAGCAGTACCCTTCGcacttttcatctttggacTTGGAGGCCATGAGGCAGGAGGGGGTTCCTGGGGAGGCTGCTGGATTTGAAGCTACAGATGCCGAAGGGTCTGCAGGTCTGATAGAGTTTCAGGTTGGTCAGCAATTTCAGGATAAAGATGAGGCTGTGTTAAGTGTGAAGACGTACAGCATCCGACGCGGGGTACAGTACAAGGTGGTGGAGTCTGACTATCGCCGGTATGTTAGGAAGTGTTCTGAGTTTGGGAGtgggtgcacatggttgattcggCTTAGTCTCCGGCAGCGCAAGGGCATTTGGGAGGTCAAACGGTACAACGGACCAAATACGTGTCTCGCAACCTCCATCTGGAGCGACCACAGGAGTTTGGATTATCATGTGATCTCAAAATTTATCATGCCAATAGTTAGGGCTGATGCATTCGTTAGCATCAATTTTCTCCTGAATGCCACGACCGCACACTTTGGGTTCAGGCCGACGTACATGAGGGTTTGGTTGGCGAAGCAGAAGGCCGTTGCCGTTATCTACGGTGATTGGGATAAGTCGTACCATGAGCTCCCTAGGTGGGTTTTAGGAGTTCAGATGATGATGCCTGGTACTGTTGCAGTCCTTCGGACGAGTCCTGTTCGAGTTGGGGGACAGGTGAACGAGTCGCAAGCTTATTTTCACCGACTGTTCTGGACGTTTCCACTATGTATAGAGGCATTCCGTCATTGTAAGCCGTTGGTCAGTATTGATGTCACCCATCTGTATGCGAGTCCTGGTCCTTCTTTCTCTCCCACCTGCGTCAGCACGTGACCCCGCAGCCGAGTCTGCTAGTTATATCAGACAGGCATAACGGCATTAAGGCCGCGCTTGAGGCTCCGGACGGAGGATGGCTACCTCCCGTGGCCTACCGTGCATTCTGCATTTGACATGTCGCAGTAAATTTTGCCCAGACCTTCAAGGGCAAGGACGCAAGGAGGCTGCTTGTGAATGTAGCATATGCTAAGACCGAGGTGGAGTTCGATTATTGGTTTGATATTCTTCGGTCTGAAGATCCTGCCATGTGTGACTGAGCGAACTGGATTGAGTATTCATTGTGGACACAGCATGGGGATGAGAGTCGGCGATTTGGGCACATGACGACAAACATCTCTGAGTGTGTTAATTCAATCCTGAAGGGGGTTAGGAATCTTCCTATGTGCTCGCTGGTGAAGGCAACTTACGGGAGGTTGGCAGAACTATTTGTCCGCAAGGGGAGAGAGGCTGAGGCGTAGCATGGTACCGGACAACAATTCAGTCAATACCTGGTGAAGTGTATAGAGGCCAATCTCAAGACGGTGAGGTGCTTCACGGTGAGTTTGTACGATAGAGATAACTCGGAGTTCACCGTCTCAGAGACTACTCCTACTGGTTCGTTCTCACTAGGTAGCTACAGGATTTCACTTGGAGCTCAGACATGTGACTGCGAATACTTTCAGGTACTTCATTTCCCGTGTCCTCACGCCCTGGCATGCTGTGCCTATTCATGGCTTACTTGGAAGTTTAGCTCCGTGTTTAGTGTGTACCATTTGGGGTTCACACCTCCCATTCTCGAGGGTTTCTGGCCACCATACAATGGGCCGACAGTGATTCCGGACCCCAACAAGAGGCGTGCGAGCGAGGGACGTCCCAGGTCAACCAGAATACGGACTACTATGGACGAGGCGGATCCGAACAGTCCAAAGAGATGTGGGCTCTGTCGGGCAACCAGGACACACACGTCGATGTTGCCCACAGGTCAGAGGACCAACTCACACGGGGGGACATATGTCAGTGTATTGGTAGCTTTATTACTACCTTGTTCTTACTAATGTATTTAGAGACCACTGTATTAGGGTGTCTTATTTGAAGTTGTTAgcttaaaaaatttgtttaccTTAGTGTGATGTAGTTTGCGTAGCTTATTAATTAATCAATGTGTTCTGTTTCTGAATTGAAATATCACATCTGTGACAAATAGATAACGCGATAATGCAATCTTCAAAGTAAACGATACATGATAAACAAAATAGCTAAGTCCTTCTTAAATAAGCAATATACACCAATGGTCAAAGTAACCGATACACGATAAATAGCTAAGGCGGGTAACATAAATATCAAAACTCAACTCGGATTCTTGACATACATAagtaaaataaacaaagaaagcTAAAATACAACACTGATCATAAGAATAAGTCATACACCATAAACAGATAATCTAATTAGGTGCGATCTGGTGAAGCAACGACGGGGAACCTGTGTCCTCTGCCCTCTCCGGATGAGCGGCTCCACGTCCTCGATGTCATCCTCCTCATCATTCGGGTCTGCATGTGCAGGTAGCCCAGGCTGGACGGGTGCCCTGGACGGTCCAGCAACTGAATGTGACCTAGTAGCATAGGCGGATGGAGGGGTACCAGCCAAGGCAAAATACTCGGGAGCAGGAACGAAAGGAGGCTCGTTCAGATCAACATCTAACGGTGCCTGTGTCCCCGTCATCTGGCCTTGCCAACGTGCCGCATCACCCTCCATCATAATGGCACTAATCTCATCTAGGAAGTGCGACTCGCCAAAATCTGCGTCAAGACCATCACTGGCCAGCAAGTCTGCGTATAGCGTACCCGGACTACCCCATGGCTGACTCTCCTGAAGTGTGTGGTCGTCACCGGGACACCAACGAAGTAGTCGCCTAGCGGCCCTGATCCAAGTCCACCGTCCCCATGGTTTGGACCATCTCCCGTGCCAGACCCGTATTACTCTCCACCATGACCGCCATGATGAGGACTAACACCCCCGACACCAGCATGGCCTCCAGCATCTCCCCCACCAGGCCCGTGTTGATCACCGTTGTCGTCATCGCCACCATGATGACTGGGATCGTCAACCGCAGCACGCGATCTGCGTCGGCCTCCACGTCCTCGTCGTCTACCTCCACCCCTACCCGCCGCGTCACCCTCCTCCATGGCCTGGTCGAGCCACCTCCACTCACGCTGGCTCCATCGTGTCCCCACACAGGATCTCCTCTCAATCTGACGCCTATCTGGAATGTCATCAACGCGGTCCATCTCAGGAACTCATCCAGCACCCCTCTGCATCTCCTCAACAGGAATAGGCACAGCTCTCGAATCACCCAGGTACATCTCTGGTGATAAGAACCTCTTCCCATGCTGACGCCACCAGTCCAAGAAGTCGTGTGAGGGACCCGGGTCTGCGATAACATCAAACCGGAGGACGTGATCCGCACGGCTCTCCCAATAAAGATGCCAGAACTGCAAACTGTAGGGGAACCAACGATCACCGCCTCTATCGTCCTTCGACATCAGGAAGTCGATGTTCAGGGCGGGCTGGGGGCGGGGCTGTACTCTGCCGAACTGAGGTAACACCCTATCAATCTGATGCCACTCTATGACGGAAAACTAGATGCACAACCTGAAGTACCTCGGGAGAGCTATACGACATCCAGATAAACTGCAAAAACATATCAACAATGTTTAGGCAACCCGTGATTCGAAGTATAAAAGGTTAACTAACTAAATCTAAGTAGTTAGTATACTCACATCCCTGGCCTGTAACAGGTCTATCCTCAGCCTCGACATCTGCACTCGAGGTCCCTTCTCGCTACTGGAAGGATTGTGACCTGACCACTCACATCGATGTTATCACGAAAGGAAAGTATGACAAAATAGAATAACATTCTAAGCAGACATggatttaaataatttaactcaAAATAGAAAAGTCTGTCAACAGTACCTCGAGGCCAAGGGCCAGCTGAACGTATCGTACCCAGCAAGTCTAAACCCAGGAAAGCGCTAAAAGATCCAAGACTGAAGTAACTGTAACAGGCCTGCTAACTTCACCACGTCTGTTGGCCACTCGGCACATGCACCAGTACAACCACGCTAGTGCTGTCGACCCCCAGCTGTAGCCACCCATCTCTTCAAGCCTAGCCACATAAGGTAGCCATCTGATGTGAATACGGTTGCCGGACTTGTCAGCAAATAGCTGAGTGCCCAACAGCATCATGATATAGGCACGAGCATAGCGCCTCACTGTCTCCTCATCGGCTCCCGCGGGGCACTCTCCAAAAGTCTCCTGGAACCAGGTGCAGTTCACTGCGAACTTCTGAATTTGGTTCACAGGAGGTAACACACCAAGCAACTCTTGGAACCACTCCCAGACTAGACGGCCACCCTGGATATATAGGTGGAAATCCGGCAGGCAACCACTGACGTAGCGTCCGTCAACGGACAACCCCAACTGGTACGCCACGTCCTGTAGTGTGATCGTGCACTCAACAAACGCACTGTTGATGGGCTCATCTAATCTGAACCATCTATCGTTCAATCTCGCAAGATGGTATAATCCGGGCATCTGCAAGTACGGAACGTACCTATTGTTGAGTACCATGCCCTGTTGCCGCCGCATGCTCGATATGCATCGCTGGGGCTGCGAATAAGATAGACCGCATAATTACAACCAATTACAAAACTACTAATGCAAACCACTAACAACATAAACCACTAGCAGAGAGCAGTAACAGAAAAAAGCAACATAAACTACTAACAAAAATCACATGCAAAACCACTAGCATAAACCACTTGCAAAACCGCATGCAAAACCACTAGCATAAACCACTTGCAAAACCGCATGCATAAATcgctaacataaaccactaacataaaccgctAACATAAACCGCATGCAAAATCACTAACATAAATCACATACAAAACCGCTaccataaaccactaacataaaccataTGCAAAACCACTAAGAAAAGCCGCATGCAAAACCATTAGCATAAACCACTTGCAAAACCGCAAccctaaaccactaacataaaccacagGTAAAACCCCTAACAAAACCACTACTAATACCGATAAcgtaaaccactaacataaaccaccacCAAAACCGCAAACAAAATCATTAAATTAAACCATTTGCAATACcgctaacataaaccaccaacaaaaccacaaccaaAATCACTAAAATAAACCACTTGCAAAACCACTCACATAAACCACATgcaaaaacactaaaataaaccaaaaaaaaaaaaaatcaaactactaATCTCGTCGTTGATGACCCCAGCTATATGAGCAACTCCATCCAAACGATATA
The genomic region above belongs to Arachis duranensis cultivar V14167 chromosome 3, aradu.V14167.gnm2.J7QH, whole genome shotgun sequence and contains:
- the LOC107480948 gene encoding uncharacterized protein LOC107480948; this encodes MASEESFVVLVHHRGSIKRKIRSDVKFTDKNPLSIFMRPTTSYDDLVNFVLQKLGLVGVKRVKKFFYRIPISVLQEIVKYDCFTIGSDEDLQVIFHCHRQFHKVRTHELLAKLVDVVSSSMGSNRHTPTVGTVAGSNSRPAGISSSVPVYEPPVEPVASPLLDDSDDDDVEPDIIADDSGDDIGASEPAGAGGGSSSGTEQYPSHFSSLDLEAMRQEGVPGEAAGFEATDAEGSAGLIEFQVGQQFQDKDEAVLSVKTYSIRRGVQYKVVESDYRRYVRKCSEFGSGCTWLIRLSLRQRKGIWEVKRYNGPNTCLATSIWSDHRSLDYHVISKFIMPIVRADAFVSINFLLNATTAHFGFRPTYMRVWLAKQKAVAVIYGDWDKSYHELPRWVLGVQMMMPGTVAVLRTSPVRVGGQRHSVIVSRWSVLMSPICMRVLVLLSLPPASARDPAAESASYIRQTFKGKDARRLLVNVAYAKTEHGDESRRFGHMTTNISECVNSILKGVRNLPMCSLVKATYGRLAELFVRKGREAEA